One region of Peribacillus simplex genomic DNA includes:
- a CDS encoding acyl-CoA thioesterase — protein MIEKNVAHPTQQSRTFLTDLVFPPDTNHHNTIFGGKVMAYVDKIACISAMRHCRKPVVTASSDSFDFLAPIKTGDAINLEAYVTCAHRTSMEVFVKVERENLLTGEKQLTARAFLTMLAIDEDGKPTNVPLVIPETEEEKQQYVQAQARYIERKNKRK, from the coding sequence ATGATTGAAAAGAACGTTGCCCATCCAACACAGCAGTCACGGACATTTTTAACCGACCTTGTTTTTCCACCGGATACAAATCATCACAATACCATCTTTGGCGGAAAGGTAATGGCCTATGTTGATAAAATAGCCTGCATTTCAGCTATGCGCCATTGTCGAAAACCCGTTGTGACCGCTTCAAGCGACTCTTTTGATTTTTTGGCCCCCATCAAGACAGGGGATGCTATAAACCTTGAAGCTTATGTCACCTGTGCTCATCGCACATCAATGGAGGTATTCGTGAAAGTGGAGCGCGAGAACCTATTAACAGGTGAAAAACAGCTTACGGCACGCGCTTTTTTAACGATGCTGGCCATTGATGAAGACGGTAAGCCGACAAACGTACCTCTGGTCATTCCGGAAACGGAAGAGGAAAAGCAGCAATATGTTCAAGCACAAGCAAGATATATTGAAAGAAAGAATAAACGCAAATAA
- a CDS encoding ABC transporter permease, with translation MGKYLAMIRMRFLMMLAYRTDYYTGILIYSINIGAYYFLWNAIYGEKSSIEGLSSIQMTTYVAVAWMARAFYFNNIDREIATEIKDGKVAIEMIRPYNYLGMKTMQGLGEGIFRFFFFSIPGMLLVAFIFPIELPHEPATWGIFGISLLFSFIINTQINLLTGITTFFLYNNAGLIRAKRVIIDLFSGLLLPISFYPIWAQGVMKYLPFQGISYVPSMIFTNGYSSGEIGMALLQQLIWCIILIIPIQLLWIVAKKQLIIQGG, from the coding sequence ATGGGGAAGTATCTTGCAATGATCCGCATGCGTTTTTTGATGATGCTTGCGTATCGAACGGATTATTATACCGGCATTTTAATTTATAGCATTAATATCGGTGCTTATTATTTCTTATGGAATGCAATATATGGAGAAAAAAGCTCCATCGAAGGACTTTCAAGTATACAGATGACAACATATGTCGCGGTTGCATGGATGGCGCGCGCCTTTTATTTCAATAATATTGACCGCGAAATCGCCACTGAGATCAAGGACGGCAAGGTCGCCATTGAAATGATCCGGCCTTATAACTATTTAGGCATGAAAACGATGCAAGGGCTTGGGGAAGGGATATTCCGATTCTTCTTCTTCTCAATTCCCGGAATGCTGCTGGTAGCTTTCATTTTTCCTATCGAATTGCCGCACGAACCGGCTACGTGGGGGATATTCGGCATTTCCTTGCTGTTCAGTTTCATCATCAATACACAAATTAACTTATTGACAGGAATTACTACCTTTTTCTTATATAATAATGCCGGATTGATCCGGGCTAAAAGGGTTATCATTGATTTGTTTTCCGGTCTGCTGCTGCCCATCAGTTTTTATCCGATATGGGCGCAGGGAGTGATGAAATATTTGCCATTTCAAGGGATCAGCTATGTACCAAGCATGATTTTTACGAACGGGTACAGTTCAGGCGAAATTGGCATGGCGCTTTTACAGCAGTTAATTTGGTGCATCATTCTCATAATACCGATTCAGCTTTTATGGATAGTCGCAAAAAAACAGCTGATTATTCAAGGAGGTTGA
- a CDS encoding ABC transporter permease gives MFYVSMFFQYVSQYMKTRLQYRADFFMEILSDLLNQVVNLVFILVVFGHTQFLSGWSREEIIFIYGFFLIPFALFSAFFNIWDFNDRYIVKGEMDRILTRPIHSLFQVILERIELEALFGVVTGLIIIFYSGISLDLQLAWYDPILFIIFAIGGALAYAAIFVAIASIGFWSDAKTSIMPMMYNIGNYGRYPVDIYNKVIRFVLTWVLPFAFVGVYPASYFLRKEEWYAYAFATPVIGVAFFVISVFIWNQGVKRYRGAGN, from the coding sequence ATGTTTTATGTATCGATGTTTTTTCAATATGTGAGTCAATATATGAAAACAAGATTGCAATATAGAGCAGATTTCTTCATGGAAATCCTATCCGATCTGCTGAATCAGGTCGTGAACCTGGTATTTATATTAGTCGTTTTTGGACATACCCAGTTTTTAAGCGGCTGGAGCCGTGAAGAAATCATATTCATTTATGGATTCTTCCTTATCCCATTCGCCCTTTTTTCTGCCTTTTTCAACATCTGGGATTTTAATGACCGCTATATCGTCAAAGGTGAAATGGACCGGATATTAACAAGACCGATACATAGCCTGTTTCAAGTCATTTTAGAAAGAATCGAGCTAGAAGCGTTATTTGGTGTTGTGACCGGTTTGATCATTATATTTTATTCGGGGATTTCATTGGATCTGCAGCTTGCGTGGTATGACCCGATTCTTTTCATCATTTTTGCAATAGGCGGGGCCCTTGCTTATGCAGCCATATTCGTTGCGATAGCAAGCATTGGGTTCTGGTCGGATGCGAAAACATCCATCATGCCAATGATGTACAATATCGGGAACTACGGGCGCTATCCTGTTGATATTTATAATAAGGTCATTCGTTTTGTCCTTACATGGGTATTGCCATTCGCGTTTGTTGGTGTTTATCCTGCATCTTATTTCCTTAGAAAAGAAGAGTGGTATGCATATGCATTTGCCACACCTGTAATTGGGGTTGCCTTTTTCGTGATATCCGTTTTCATATGGAATCAGGGAGTGAAGAGGTACCGCGGGGCAGGAAACTAA
- a CDS encoding aminopeptidase gives MKDERITKLAARLIHHSIQLKPKERILIRGHINTKPLLKELIDETYRVGAYPYVELEDDEISRHLLQGNVKEQLDTSSQWALKKYTDIDAVIIITGEENDVEMTDALLERHRLQGEAMNSPTLFYVNNRRWVLLNYPTNTSAQKAGMTFDRYQDFLLNVCTMDYGKMEAALKPLKLLMERTDKVRILSPGTDLTFSIKGMPAIICAGKKNLPDGEVFTAPIKESVNGRISFNTSTTYEGITFSDIELNLKKGKISKAISNQSSKMNRILDIDEGSRFIGEFAIGINPYILEPMDDILFDEKISGSLHLALGLAYEEADNGNRSSIHWDMVLIQRPEYGGGDIYFDDVPIRRDGVFILPELYALNPNSLK, from the coding sequence ATGAAGGATGAGCGAATAACGAAGCTTGCTGCCAGGCTGATTCATCATTCGATACAATTAAAGCCAAAAGAGAGAATCCTTATTCGGGGCCATATCAACACGAAACCATTATTGAAAGAGCTGATTGATGAAACATACAGAGTGGGTGCTTATCCATATGTAGAACTTGAAGACGATGAGATAAGCCGGCACCTATTACAAGGGAATGTGAAGGAACAACTTGACACATCATCGCAATGGGCTCTGAAGAAATATACGGATATCGATGCGGTCATCATCATCACCGGTGAAGAAAACGATGTGGAAATGACTGATGCTCTCCTCGAAAGGCACCGTCTTCAAGGGGAGGCTATGAATTCTCCAACTCTTTTCTATGTGAACAACCGACGTTGGGTCTTGCTTAATTATCCCACCAACACATCAGCGCAAAAAGCCGGCATGACTTTCGACAGGTATCAAGACTTCCTTTTGAACGTATGCACAATGGATTATGGGAAAATGGAGGCGGCATTAAAACCGTTAAAATTATTGATGGAACGGACTGACAAAGTCAGGATCCTTTCACCAGGGACAGATTTGACCTTTTCCATTAAAGGTATGCCGGCTATCATATGTGCCGGAAAAAAGAATTTACCGGACGGGGAAGTATTTACTGCACCTATAAAAGAGAGCGTCAATGGAAGGATATCCTTCAACACATCCACAACCTATGAAGGGATCACTTTTAGTGACATAGAATTAAACTTGAAAAAGGGGAAAATCAGTAAAGCCATTTCCAATCAATCTTCTAAAATGAACCGAATTCTGGATATTGATGAGGGGTCCCGTTTTATCGGGGAGTTCGCAATTGGAATCAATCCATACATATTGGAACCTATGGACGATATATTGTTTGATGAGAAAATAAGCGGGAGTCTGCACTTGGCTCTTGGACTTGCCTATGAAGAAGCTGATAATGGAAACCGTTCATCCATACATTGGGATATGGTCTTGATCCAGCGTCCCGAATATGGCGGTGGTGACATCTACTTTGACGATGTGCCGATCAGAAGGGATGGCGTTTTCATATTGCCGGAATTATATGCATTAAACCCAAATTCATTAAAATAA
- the perR gene encoding peroxide-responsive transcriptional repressor PerR has protein sequence MTVSEVQLKEALDSLKDTGVRITPQRHAILEYLISSMSHPTADDIYKALEGKFPNMSVATVYNNLRVFREVGLVKELTYGDSSARFDFVTTNHYHVICQTCGKIVDFDYPALDEVEHFAAQVTGFNVSHHRMEIYGDCTDCAEKETH, from the coding sequence ATGACGGTGTCTGAAGTTCAGTTAAAAGAAGCGTTGGATTCCCTAAAAGATACCGGTGTAAGAATAACTCCTCAACGCCATGCGATACTAGAGTATTTGATTAGCTCCATGTCCCACCCTACAGCTGATGATATATATAAAGCGCTGGAAGGCAAGTTTCCGAATATGAGCGTGGCGACAGTTTATAACAACCTGCGTGTTTTTCGTGAGGTAGGTTTGGTAAAAGAACTTACGTATGGTGATTCTTCTGCAAGGTTTGATTTCGTGACGACGAATCATTATCATGTAATCTGCCAAACCTGCGGGAAAATTGTGGATTTCGATTACCCTGCATTGGATGAAGTCGAGCATTTCGCAGCACAAGTCACTGGTTTCAATGTTAGTCACCATCGGATGGAAATCTACGGCGACTGCACGGATTGTGCAGAAAAAGAAACGCATTAA
- a CDS encoding ABC transporter ATP-binding protein produces the protein MSDAIQVKQLRKEFKSASSRSGLKGAFRDLLTRNYKIVPAVNDINFTVKKGEMVAYIGENGAGKSTTIKMLTGILEPTAGEITVNGMNPHKEREKFTQTIGVVFGQRSQLWWDIAVQESFRLLKKVYKVTDEQYNDHMEHVIKTLDIGPLLDKPVRKLSLGQRMRCELAAALIHNPPLLFLDEPTIGLDVLVKMKIREFLKEINEKYNTTILLTTHDLGDIEALCERVIMLDEGQIIYDGELQSLKDNWAEEKQIHFQFIEPIALKELQSLALPFTANWVYDEKNQTYIALLKEESDHISQLVSAVVSHFKIKDIKIHETSIEEIVRNIYEEGTV, from the coding sequence ATGAGTGATGCAATTCAAGTGAAACAGCTTCGGAAGGAATTTAAGTCGGCATCAAGCCGTTCGGGGTTAAAGGGAGCCTTCCGGGATTTACTTACAAGAAATTATAAAATCGTCCCTGCCGTCAATGATATCAATTTTACTGTAAAAAAGGGTGAGATGGTAGCTTATATCGGGGAAAATGGTGCAGGAAAATCGACCACGATCAAAATGCTGACAGGTATTTTGGAACCGACAGCAGGTGAAATCACAGTCAATGGCATGAATCCTCATAAGGAAAGGGAAAAGTTCACACAAACAATAGGAGTTGTATTTGGTCAGCGCTCACAGCTTTGGTGGGATATTGCGGTTCAAGAATCCTTTAGGCTGCTAAAAAAGGTTTATAAAGTAACGGATGAACAATATAACGATCATATGGAACATGTCATCAAGACGCTCGATATCGGTCCCTTGCTCGACAAACCAGTGCGTAAACTCTCACTTGGTCAGCGAATGCGCTGTGAGCTTGCGGCGGCATTGATCCACAATCCGCCTTTGCTGTTCCTGGATGAGCCGACAATAGGCCTTGACGTACTCGTGAAGATGAAGATTCGCGAGTTCCTGAAAGAAATCAATGAGAAATATAATACGACAATCCTTTTGACTACCCATGATTTAGGAGACATTGAGGCATTATGTGAACGCGTAATCATGCTTGATGAAGGACAGATCATTTATGATGGGGAATTGCAGAGTTTGAAGGATAACTGGGCTGAGGAAAAACAGATCCATTTTCAATTCATCGAGCCGATTGCATTGAAGGAATTGCAATCATTAGCGCTCCCATTTACCGCAAACTGGGTTTATGATGAGAAAAATCAAACATACATTGCTCTGTTGAAAGAAGAAAGTGATCATATTTCACAGCTTGTTTCAGCTGTCGTATCTCATTTTAAAATAAAGGACATCAAAATCCATGAAACGTCCATTGAAGAGATTGTTCGCAATATTTACGAAGAAGGCACTGTCTGA
- a CDS encoding D-2-hydroxyacid dehydrogenase, which translates to MLILSTIIPNEGIQTKMKDAFPELNFIYQEGWMDERLSEAEILITYGEDLTEKIIGKAANLKWIMVMSAGMELMPFKAIEERGILVTNAKGIHKIPMAEYTIGMLLQYEKKLKLLMKNEREEMWDRKIEVGELNGKTMLVLGAGAIGGEVARLGKAFRMTTLGVNRSGKPVESIDRLYTLDNLLEAIPGADYIVSVLPSTDETKDLLQKEHFKAMKESAVFVNIGRGDLIDEEVLIEALEAGELAHAILDVFDPEPLEKGHPFWRMENVTVTPHLSSKSGEYLPRTFAIFEKNMREYLKSGKDFINVIDLSRGY; encoded by the coding sequence ATGTTAATACTTTCAACGATCATTCCTAATGAAGGAATCCAAACGAAGATGAAGGATGCTTTTCCTGAATTGAACTTCATTTATCAAGAAGGATGGATGGATGAGCGACTTAGTGAAGCGGAAATCTTAATTACATACGGTGAGGACTTAACTGAAAAAATCATTGGGAAAGCGGCGAACTTGAAATGGATAATGGTCATGAGTGCAGGAATGGAATTAATGCCTTTTAAAGCCATTGAGGAACGCGGCATTTTGGTTACGAACGCAAAAGGCATTCATAAAATTCCAATGGCCGAGTATACGATAGGGATGCTTTTGCAATATGAAAAGAAATTGAAACTGCTTATGAAGAATGAAAGGGAAGAAATGTGGGATAGAAAGATCGAAGTAGGGGAATTGAATGGCAAAACGATGCTCGTCCTTGGTGCCGGTGCAATTGGAGGAGAAGTGGCTCGTCTCGGGAAAGCCTTTAGGATGACGACACTGGGGGTGAACCGGAGCGGGAAGCCGGTGGAGTCCATTGATCGCCTTTATACCCTGGATAATTTACTGGAAGCCATACCTGGAGCTGATTACATCGTATCTGTCTTGCCTAGTACGGATGAAACGAAGGATCTTCTACAAAAAGAACACTTTAAAGCAATGAAAGAATCTGCAGTATTCGTGAATATTGGCCGCGGCGATCTTATTGACGAGGAAGTGTTGATAGAAGCCCTGGAAGCCGGCGAATTAGCTCATGCCATCTTGGATGTATTTGATCCGGAACCTTTAGAAAAAGGGCATCCTTTTTGGAGGATGGAGAATGTTACGGTCACGCCGCATCTTTCAAGTAAAAGCGGAGAATATTTACCAAGGACCTTTGCGATATTCGAGAAAAATATGCGTGAATACCTGAAGTCTGGAAAAGATTTCATCAACGTAATCGACTTATCGAGGGGATACTAA
- the bcp gene encoding thioredoxin-dependent thiol peroxidase: MTVKIGEKAPDFQLPANNGEMVSLSDFKGKYIVLYFYPKDMTPGCTTEACDFRDHNEQFEELDAVIIGISPDPAARHEKFIEKHGLPFLLLADENHEAAESFDVWQLKKNFGKEYMGIERSTFLIDKAGKIVKEWRKVKVKGHVEEALETLRDLKK, encoded by the coding sequence ATGACTGTTAAAATTGGAGAAAAAGCACCTGATTTTCAACTCCCAGCAAACAATGGTGAAATGGTTTCCCTATCGGATTTTAAGGGGAAATACATTGTTTTATATTTTTATCCAAAAGACATGACGCCAGGATGCACGACGGAGGCCTGTGATTTCCGGGACCACAATGAGCAATTTGAGGAATTGGACGCTGTCATCATTGGTATCAGCCCAGACCCAGCGGCACGACATGAAAAATTCATCGAAAAACATGGATTGCCTTTTCTGCTGCTAGCTGACGAAAATCATGAAGCTGCTGAATCATTTGATGTGTGGCAATTGAAAAAGAACTTCGGCAAGGAGTATATGGGCATTGAACGTTCAACATTCCTGATTGATAAGGCAGGTAAGATAGTCAAAGAATGGCGTAAGGTAAAAGTAAAAGGCCACGTCGAAGAAGCTCTTGAAACTCTTCGCGACCTCAAAAAATAA
- a CDS encoding YgzB family protein, with translation MAKHSSKINKIRTFALSLIFIGFIVMYIGLFFKTHPVIMTLFMGLGLLFIIASTGVYFWIGMLSTKTIQVVCPNCGKPTKILGRVDICMHCEEPLTLDKKLEGEEFNEKYNRKSLHD, from the coding sequence ATGGCTAAACATTCTAGCAAAATCAATAAAATACGTACATTTGCCTTGAGTTTGATTTTCATCGGCTTTATCGTAATGTATATTGGACTTTTCTTCAAAACACATCCTGTTATCATGACACTTTTCATGGGACTTGGCCTTTTATTCATAATCGCAAGCACCGGGGTTTATTTTTGGATTGGAATGCTTTCTACAAAAACGATCCAGGTTGTCTGTCCTAACTGCGGCAAACCCACAAAAATATTAGGGCGTGTAGATATTTGCATGCATTGTGAAGAACCCTTGACCCTTGACAAAAAGTTGGAAGGCGAAGAATTCAACGAAAAATATAATCGCAAAAGCCTGCATGACTAG
- the metE gene encoding 5-methyltetrahydropteroyltriglutamate--homocysteine S-methyltransferase, whose amino-acid sequence MGILKSSSLGYPRIGEDREWKRTLEAYWSGKIDEAEFTAQLKAIRLDNLQKQKKRGIDIIPANDFTLYDQMLDMSVMFGLVPERYSAYEGGYVPLSVYYSMARGNNDEVASEMTKWFNTNYHYIVPELNLSQLTLTENKPLAAYREAKEKLGIETKPVLIGPYTFISLSKGFNKKDIPGIILSLLPLYTQILQELEQEGVKWVQMDEPSLVSSISKDDMQTVTYLYEKLNEAAPNLNIMLQTYFDAVEHYQEVIELQVQGIGLDFVHDKGRNLSNLEAFGFPKDKVLAAGVIDGKNIWLSDLSKKIQLIETLKKKVAEDQIWLQPSCSLLHVPVTVRNETALSKEVKEALAFADEKLEEIILLVKGNNQGFEAIAEKVDANKFTVQTLASSNARNHGNVQSNVEKVKTRNVGRQLPFKERYQKQQEFFKLPFLPSTTIGSFPQTFEVKQARGKFKRGEWTASQYETFVNEEISRWIYIQEEIGLDVLVHGEFERTDMVEYFGHKLGGFVFLEKGWVQSYGSRCVKPPVIYGDIDFIEPMTVRESVYAQSLTNKTVKGMLTGPVTILNWSFVRDDISRENVCYQLALALEKEVIALESAGIKMIQVDEPALREGLPLKKTDRDEYLNWAVNSFLISTSSVEDTTQIHTHMCYCDFNSFMDVISSLDADVISIETSRSHGELASAFEERTYEKGIGLGVYDIHSPRVPAVDEMVDMIERGIKVLDKDQFWINPDCGLKTRGIPETVASLKNMVEAAKIVRENLLAKPKAYD is encoded by the coding sequence ATGGGAATTTTGAAAAGCAGCAGTTTGGGTTACCCGCGAATCGGGGAAGATCGTGAATGGAAACGTACATTAGAAGCTTACTGGTCCGGTAAAATCGATGAAGCAGAATTTACGGCACAACTAAAAGCCATCCGTTTAGACAACTTACAAAAACAGAAGAAACGAGGCATTGATATCATTCCTGCCAACGACTTCACTTTATATGATCAAATGCTGGATATGTCCGTCATGTTCGGTCTTGTTCCTGAACGTTATTCAGCCTATGAAGGCGGATACGTTCCCCTTTCCGTTTATTATTCAATGGCCCGCGGAAACAATGATGAAGTCGCTTCCGAAATGACGAAATGGTTCAATACGAACTATCACTATATTGTCCCTGAATTAAACCTGTCACAGCTGACTTTAACAGAAAATAAACCACTTGCAGCATATCGGGAGGCCAAGGAAAAGCTAGGGATTGAAACGAAACCCGTGTTGATCGGACCTTATACTTTCATCTCCCTTTCCAAAGGCTTCAATAAAAAAGATATCCCTGGCATCATCCTGAGCCTGCTTCCCCTTTACACGCAAATCCTGCAAGAGTTGGAGCAAGAAGGCGTGAAGTGGGTTCAAATGGACGAACCTTCTCTTGTTTCATCCATTTCCAAAGATGATATGCAAACTGTTACTTACCTCTATGAAAAACTGAATGAAGCAGCACCAAACCTGAACATCATGCTACAAACATACTTTGATGCCGTGGAGCATTACCAAGAAGTCATCGAATTACAAGTCCAAGGAATCGGTCTTGACTTTGTACATGATAAAGGGAGGAATCTAAGTAATCTTGAAGCATTCGGTTTCCCGAAGGACAAAGTGCTTGCTGCAGGTGTGATTGACGGAAAAAACATTTGGCTATCTGATTTATCAAAAAAAATCCAATTGATCGAGACTCTTAAGAAAAAAGTAGCCGAAGACCAAATCTGGCTTCAGCCCTCTTGTTCCCTGCTTCATGTCCCAGTGACCGTTCGTAATGAAACCGCCCTTTCAAAAGAAGTGAAAGAGGCCCTCGCTTTCGCTGATGAGAAACTTGAGGAAATCATACTCTTGGTCAAAGGGAATAATCAAGGCTTTGAAGCAATCGCCGAAAAAGTCGATGCTAATAAATTTACGGTTCAAACGTTAGCAAGTTCAAATGCACGAAATCATGGGAATGTACAATCCAATGTCGAAAAGGTTAAAACCAGGAACGTCGGCCGTCAGCTTCCATTTAAAGAACGTTACCAAAAACAACAGGAATTTTTCAAATTGCCTTTTCTTCCTTCAACTACGATCGGCAGCTTTCCACAGACATTTGAAGTTAAACAAGCACGTGGGAAATTCAAAAGAGGAGAATGGACCGCTTCGCAATACGAAACATTCGTTAACGAAGAAATCAGCAGGTGGATTTATATCCAAGAAGAAATCGGCTTGGATGTTCTTGTACACGGGGAATTCGAACGGACGGATATGGTTGAATACTTCGGCCATAAGTTAGGCGGATTTGTCTTTCTAGAAAAGGGCTGGGTACAATCCTATGGGTCTCGCTGCGTGAAACCACCAGTCATCTACGGTGACATCGATTTCATCGAACCGATGACAGTCAGGGAAAGTGTATACGCACAATCACTGACGAACAAGACGGTAAAGGGAATGTTAACAGGTCCTGTCACGATTTTGAACTGGTCATTTGTCCGTGATGATATTTCCAGGGAGAATGTTTGCTACCAACTGGCACTTGCTTTGGAAAAAGAAGTCATTGCATTGGAATCGGCTGGAATCAAAATGATCCAAGTTGATGAGCCTGCACTTAGGGAAGGTCTGCCATTGAAAAAAACCGATCGCGATGAGTATTTGAACTGGGCTGTTAATTCGTTCTTGATATCCACATCAAGCGTGGAGGATACAACCCAAATTCACACGCATATGTGCTATTGCGACTTCAACAGTTTCATGGATGTCATCTCCTCTCTTGATGCCGATGTAATTTCCATCGAAACATCCCGTAGCCATGGAGAGCTTGCTTCCGCATTCGAGGAAAGGACATACGAAAAAGGTATTGGCCTTGGTGTGTATGATATTCACAGCCCGCGTGTGCCGGCAGTGGACGAAATGGTCGATATGATTGAACGGGGCATCAAGGTACTGGATAAAGACCAGTTTTGGATCAATCCCGACTGCGGCCTGAAAACAAGGGGTATCCCGGAAACCGTCGCTTCCCTGAAAAACATGGTCGAAGCAGCAAAAATCGTCCGTGAAAACCTTTTAGCTAAACCAAAAGCTTATGATTGA
- a CDS encoding potassium channel family protein — protein MTFYILIAGIIFCMVMSIRTLFLVESGGKKFSLEDMLWLGNLYATILVGFALIYLLYELQNHSVILDMGNRLDGTFYEQLKTSFYFSAMTMFSVGYGDIAPIGVGRMIATIQAFIGYTLPAAFVIRTVIDLDQERRNK, from the coding sequence ATGACTTTCTACATCTTGATTGCAGGAATCATTTTTTGCATGGTGATGAGCATTCGTACGTTATTTCTTGTTGAGTCGGGAGGAAAGAAGTTTTCTCTGGAGGATATGCTGTGGCTTGGCAATTTATATGCGACGATATTAGTTGGATTTGCACTGATTTATTTATTATACGAGCTTCAGAATCATTCGGTGATTCTTGATATGGGCAATCGATTGGATGGCACTTTCTATGAACAGTTGAAGACTTCCTTTTATTTTAGTGCGATGACGATGTTTTCTGTAGGGTATGGGGATATAGCCCCGATTGGCGTAGGCAGGATGATTGCGACAATCCAGGCATTCATCGGCTATACGCTCCCGGCCGCGTTTGTAATTCGGACGGTGATTGATTTAGATCAGGAAAGAAGGAATAAATGA